In a single window of the Luteolibacter sp. Y139 genome:
- the ftsH gene encoding ATP-dependent zinc metalloprotease FtsH: protein MSSTIQSLSFAQFREKWDQGLVYRDDAKFPLKVTTQDSAYNAVITGYLRNSPERGPGEEPGTKPIRATVRTQDVPAILGQSVAFRLTSEAAPAPGVETVELSEAGFRQAAALGEIKSLDSKGPLTVYSPDGNLAVIVANREIPPTPAAPADPKGAGPKQFKVIAPVMMLGEELGKLLNDNGIYEANNDFLKSAIFTFLPVLLIVLLLFFLFRQQMKAAGRGAMSFGKSKARLLTRDHNKVTFKDVAGIQEAKEELWEIVDFLRDPRKFQKLGGSIPKGVLMVGPPGTGKTLLARAIAGEADVPFFSISGSDFVEMFVGVGASRVRDMFEQGKKHAPCLIFIDEIDAVGRHRGHGMGGGHDEREQTLNQLLVEMDGFDTQEGVIIIAATNRPDVLDPALLRPGRFDRQVTVSLPDVNGREEILRVHVKKIKLAPGTDLGIIARGTPGFSGAELANLINEAALLAARRGLSAVTIAEMEEARDKVRWGRERRSLAMSDKEKTGTAWHEAGHAYLNMVLPHTHPLHKVTIIPRGPYLGATMYLPDGDKYSTQRKEALANLVMTMGGRIAESFITGDVSNGASGDIRQATSLARHMVCEWGMSDKLGMIEYGDGDNPVFLARDVSRSRNYSEDTARVIDAEIKRFIDEAYDHATEVLTTNKDKVELIANALLEYETLDASHIRDLIETGEMKNPPSAPKPPPVPDEFRKKPAAKPTEDKPDDGGPLPGEVVGAPA from the coding sequence ATGAGCTCGACCATCCAGTCCCTGTCCTTCGCGCAATTCCGCGAGAAATGGGACCAGGGCTTGGTCTATCGCGATGACGCGAAGTTCCCGCTGAAGGTCACCACTCAGGACAGCGCCTACAATGCGGTCATCACCGGTTACCTTCGCAATTCGCCCGAGCGTGGACCCGGCGAGGAGCCCGGCACCAAGCCGATCCGCGCCACCGTCCGCACTCAGGATGTGCCCGCCATTCTCGGCCAGTCCGTGGCGTTCCGCCTGACCAGCGAAGCCGCTCCAGCCCCCGGCGTGGAAACCGTCGAGCTTTCCGAAGCCGGTTTCCGCCAAGCCGCCGCGCTCGGCGAGATCAAGTCGCTGGATAGCAAGGGCCCGCTCACCGTCTACTCACCGGACGGCAATCTCGCCGTGATTGTGGCCAATCGCGAGATTCCCCCGACGCCTGCTGCCCCCGCCGACCCGAAAGGCGCCGGCCCCAAGCAGTTCAAGGTGATCGCCCCGGTGATGATGCTCGGCGAAGAGCTCGGTAAGCTCCTCAATGACAACGGCATCTACGAGGCTAACAACGACTTCCTCAAGAGCGCCATCTTCACCTTCCTGCCGGTCCTGCTGATCGTGCTGCTGCTGTTCTTCCTGTTCCGCCAGCAGATGAAAGCCGCCGGCCGTGGCGCGATGTCCTTTGGCAAGTCCAAGGCCCGGCTGCTCACACGCGATCATAACAAGGTCACCTTCAAGGACGTGGCCGGCATTCAGGAAGCCAAGGAAGAGCTCTGGGAAATCGTCGATTTCCTCCGCGATCCCCGCAAATTCCAGAAGCTCGGCGGCTCGATCCCGAAGGGCGTCCTCATGGTCGGCCCTCCGGGCACCGGCAAGACCCTGCTCGCCCGCGCCATCGCCGGCGAGGCGGACGTCCCGTTCTTCTCGATCTCCGGTTCTGACTTCGTCGAAATGTTCGTCGGTGTGGGTGCTTCCCGCGTCCGCGACATGTTCGAGCAGGGCAAGAAGCACGCTCCTTGCTTGATCTTCATCGACGAAATCGACGCTGTCGGCCGCCACCGCGGTCACGGCATGGGCGGCGGTCACGATGAGCGCGAGCAGACGCTCAACCAGCTCCTCGTGGAAATGGACGGCTTCGACACCCAGGAGGGCGTCATCATCATCGCCGCCACCAACCGCCCGGACGTCCTCGACCCCGCGCTGCTGCGCCCCGGTCGTTTCGACCGCCAGGTCACCGTGTCCCTTCCAGACGTGAATGGCCGCGAGGAAATCCTCCGCGTCCACGTGAAGAAGATCAAGCTGGCCCCCGGAACCGACCTCGGGATCATCGCCCGCGGCACCCCCGGCTTCTCCGGTGCGGAACTCGCCAACCTGATCAACGAGGCGGCTCTTCTTGCCGCCCGCCGCGGACTCTCCGCCGTCACCATCGCCGAGATGGAAGAAGCCCGCGACAAGGTCCGCTGGGGCCGCGAACGCCGCAGCCTCGCCATGTCGGACAAGGAAAAGACCGGCACCGCCTGGCACGAGGCCGGCCACGCCTACCTGAATATGGTGCTGCCGCACACGCACCCGCTGCACAAGGTGACCATCATCCCGCGTGGCCCGTATCTCGGCGCCACCATGTATCTGCCGGACGGCGATAAATACTCCACCCAGCGCAAGGAAGCCCTCGCCAACCTCGTGATGACCATGGGCGGCCGCATTGCGGAGTCCTTCATCACGGGCGACGTCTCGAACGGTGCTTCCGGCGACATCCGTCAGGCCACCTCCCTCGCACGCCACATGGTCTGCGAGTGGGGCATGAGCGACAAGCTCGGCATGATCGAATACGGCGACGGTGACAACCCGGTCTTCCTCGCCCGCGATGTCTCGCGCAGCCGGAACTACTCCGAGGACACCGCCCGCGTCATCGATGCCGAGATCAAGCGCTTCATCGACGAAGCCTACGATCACGCCACCGAGGTCCTCACCACCAACAAGGACAAGGTGGAGCTCATCGCCAATGCTCTGCTTGAATACGAGACGCTGGACGCATCCCACATCCGCGACCTCATCGAGACCGGCGAGATGAAGAATCCGCCCAGCGCGC